The genomic region CTCGGAATTCATCGTTGGGGTTCAAGTGATCGAGCACATGGTCCGCGAATAAACGCAGTTGGCTGATCGCGGGCCCGTTCATCGATCCGCTGGTGTCCAACACCAAGATGACTTCGCGGGGCATGATTTCGGTTGGCTCGATCGACCACTTGGGTTGCAATGCCAACATCACGTAGCCATCTTTCGCATCAGATTCGCGATGGGTCAACGAGGCCAGAGTGCTGTCGTCTCCGGCCAAGCGATATTCGACAATGAAGTCTTTGTCGGCGATCGTGGATTGGTTTTTCAGCGTGACAGCGGCATGGGTTTCCGAGGTTTGCTGAATGTCCAGCTCATGTGTGACCGGCACGATTTGCTGGATCGGCATCGCGGCGTCAATCTTGACGGAGACGAACACGTCGTTGCCGTTTCGCATGCCTTCGGGAAGGGAAACGGGCGTGATCCGCGACGCGTCGGGGACTTGGTCAGTGTCCGCCGCCCAGCCGCGTCCCACGTTGGGACGAGTCACCGGGGTTCCCGGGATGTAACGCGGCCCGACGACCATGGGGAATCGGAAGACGTAGCGATCTTCGTCGATTTCCAGCGGGTGAACGTATTCGATGTGGACGGTCACTTCGCTGTTCGCTGGGATGTTGGCCACAGCTTGAGAGAACACGTTGGCCCGCTCTTGTTCCAGCAGGGCGGCTTTGCGGCCTTCGTCGCGAGCTCGTTCGTATTCTTGGCGGGCTTCTTCTTTGCGTTTGACTTCGCCGACGATCACCCGTTCACCGATCTGAAACGAGTAGGCGTCGACGGCACAGTTTTCCGGCAGCGGGAGCACGTACAACGCTTCCAGCCGATCAGGATGTGGATTCTGGAACACCTGAGAAACGCGAACGCGGGCCAACACGCCTGAAATGTCTGCTTCCACGCGAGTCTCTTTGAGCGTGAAGCTGGGGCTGGAGGCCGGCAGTTTGGCCTTGAGTTGCTCAAAATCGTCCTCGCCGACTCGCATTTGGCCCTGGGTGACGGGCATTCCGCTGAGCACGGTGTAGCCGGCCTGAGCGACGGCGGAAAGAAGGAAGGCGGATGCCAAGACGGCGATGGGCGTGATCAGAGGCACTCGCATCGTTTGCAGCCGACGGCTCGGGAGGTGAGCGTTCATGGGAAGAGGTGCTCCAGGGTTTGAGATTCAAAGCGACTCTCTAAAAAGATCCCGTGGTGGCGGTGGTGGAGCGCGGAATCGTGAAACTTCCTTTTTTCAGGGGCACAGGGTGTTGAGTGCGTTGGCGAGTGGATGTTGGCGGGTGACGGTCATCAGCCGATTGGTCGGCGGTCATTGCGAGGCTCGGTTTCTCCGATATCTTTTGGGAATCATGAATGATCCCCAGCCCAATCCGCCTGAGTCCAACCGATCGCCTGAGTCTGAAAATGCGACCGAGTCTGGCAATCCACCGATGCCAGAGAGTGCGCCCATTTCAGAGAGTGCCCAGCCCAAGAAATCCCAGCCCAACAATCCGTTGCACGGCGTCACGCTGAAGGCGATGGTCGAGTACTTGGTCGAGGAGTATGGCTGGGACCGGTTGGGGGAACGCATTCGCATTGACTGCTTTTCATACGACCCGAGCATCAACAGCAGCTTGAAATTCCTTCGCAAAACCGAGTGGGCCCGCGCGAAAGTGGAGCGTCTGTACCTGGACTCGATCAGCTACGACGAGCGGAAAGGAAAGAAGCAAGCGGAGCCAATGGACGCCCGGCCGAAAACAGGCAACGTTTGGGATCAAGCTCGCCGGAGCTGAATGGCGATTGGTTCCTTGCTGGGTGCTGCAAGCAGTGGGCGGATGACGAGACGGTCCGAGCGGGTTGTTTTCAAGTGGCGATGTATCAGAATGTGGGGTATCCCCACGGTTCCTTGACCAGCCTCTCCCGACTTCCCACCCGTCGACTGTCAGGAATCACAGCCAAGGAAACGCCATGCCCACCTTCGTTTCGTTTGTTCGTCAGTCGATCACCTTTTTGTTGGCTTGCAGCTTCACCACCAATCTGTTGCCGTGTTGTTTGTCGAACACTGGCACCTTGCACGCACAAGCAGTCGACCCCGTCTCTGTCTTGGGCGACACCAGCGTGCCCGGATCCGATCATGTGTCGCAGAGATTCCCCTATGGGATCACGGGGAAGACGCCACCTTCGCTGACCAAGATCAAT from Rhodopirellula islandica harbors:
- a CDS encoding VF530 family protein, translating into MNDPQPNPPESNRSPESENATESGNPPMPESAPISESAQPKKSQPNNPLHGVTLKAMVEYLVEEYGWDRLGERIRIDCFSYDPSINSSLKFLRKTEWARAKVERLYLDSISYDERKGKKQAEPMDARPKTGNVWDQARRS